The sequence CGATGGTAAAGGCTATTATTTTATGTTTCGTTTTAGTATCAGGGGTGTACGCGCAGGATGCCTATGAACGTCATTGTGTGGAGTGTCATAGAGATCTACCCACATCACTCCAGCGTATGTTTATGCGCTACCTGATTGTCTATAGTGGTGAAGAAAATGTGAAAGCAGGGATGAAACACTATTTGAAACATCCCTTAAAAGAGATCTCTGTGATGTCTGATCTCTTCATTGATACGTATGGTATTAAAGAGAAAAGTAAATTGAGCGATAGTGAAATTGATGAGGCTTTGGATATCTATTGGGATAAGTTCAAGGTCTTTAATAAGCTGAAGTAGTTACACATTGATAAAGCTTTAGAGGTATATTTGGAATAGGTTTAAGGTTTTTAATAAGTTGAAGTAGTTACAATAACTTTGGATAAGGTTATATTATAAATTAAAGGAAGAATGAAATGAAAAGAATAGTCACTGTACTCAGTCTTGTTGCGTTTGCAATGGTTAGTACGCCTACAGTCGCATCTGCGAGTGTAAAAAAAGGTCAAAAAATATACAAAAAGAAAGTGAGAAAATACTGTGGATTCTCGGGTGTGAGATTTGCAAGACACCATAATCAGGATGAGTGGGAAGCGATATATGATGATGGTGAATTCCAAGCAGAAACGAAAAGAATTTGTCCCAAATTACCTTTAAAGAAAATTAAAAAATCATGGTGGAAACATCTATATGAATTTACGTATGAATATGGTGAAGGCGGATCGCACGTTCCAAAGTGTTAAACACATGTAACTTCTTGAAGCAGTTGTGAACCTTCTGCTTCTTCTTTTACACACTTCACAATATTTTCACAATTACATGCTATCATACTTTCATCTAATAACAAAAAGGATTACATATGAAGACTACAACAAAATTAGCAATTGCTGCTTTACTTGGTATGACATTACTTTCAACAACTGCATCTGCAGATGTGAAAAAAGGTCAAAAAATCTATCTTAAGAAGTTGAAAGCTCCTTGTGGATTTAATGGTGTTAAATTTGCACAGTCCCATACGCAAGATGAGTGGGAAGCGATTCAGGAAGCTGGTAAATTTGAGGATGAGATTAAAAAACTTTGTCCGAAAGTAAAAAAATTCAAAGCAAAATATATTCCAGATGTATATGATTTTGCATATGAATATGCAAGCGATTCAGGTAACGTACCGTCTTGTTAAGGTATGTATCCTAAATTAAACTTGAGGTGGAGGATCTGCTTTTAGCAGCTCTTCTTAATACTAAATAAATAAATTTAACTTAAAGGGAATAAAATGAAAAAATTTGCAATCGCAATGTTACTTACTGGATCTACACTACTTATGGCTGACGGTGCAGCTGCTTACGCTAAATGTGTTGGTTGTCATGGTGCAAACGGAGAAAAAGCTGCTCTAGGTAAATCTGCTATTATCAAAGGTCAAGATGCTGCTAAAACAGTTGAACAACTTAACGGTTATAAAGCTGGTACACTTAACCAATATGGAATGGGTGGTCTAATGAAAGGTCAAGTAGCTTCTATGGATGACGCTACTATCCAAGCTGTTG is a genomic window of Sulfurovum sp. XGS-02 containing:
- a CDS encoding cytochrome C, with translation MKTTTKLAIAALLGMTLLSTTASADVKKGQKIYLKKLKAPCGFNGVKFAQSHTQDEWEAIQEAGKFEDEIKKLCPKVKKFKAKYIPDVYDFAYEYASDSGNVPSC
- a CDS encoding c-type cytochrome, whose protein sequence is MKKFAIAMLLTGSTLLMADGAAAYAKCVGCHGANGEKAALGKSAIIKGQDAAKTVEQLNGYKAGTLNQYGMGGLMKGQVASMDDATIQAVADYIAAMK